In one Nicotiana tomentosiformis chromosome 6, ASM39032v3, whole genome shotgun sequence genomic region, the following are encoded:
- the LOC104103043 gene encoding LOW QUALITY PROTEIN: sesquiterpene synthase 9-like (The sequence of the model RefSeq protein was modified relative to this genomic sequence to represent the inferred CDS: inserted 1 base in 1 codon; deleted 1 base in 1 codon), with product MYKNLDVKPLWGEKTERRMSQAMIAYPTGWHHLANSQSAIGGYSFCSVKNTYSFSPLVMWRGRERHRIRDYKEKRMTHKILAMDASFSDHRHVANFESTVWGYHFLSYTYQLTEIRTQEKLELDELKEKVRKMLVETRDNSTQKLVLIDTIQRLGVAYHFHNEIETSIQNIFDASQLQTENNIDDNLYVVALRFRLVRQQGHYMSSDVFKQFTNHDGGFKEALSNDVQGLLSLYETSHMRVHAEEILEEALTFTTIHLESMDTNLNNVNSLKAQVTEALSQPIRKTVPRFGARKNISIYEDIDAHNELLLKFAKLDFNVLQKLHQRELNELTRWWKDLDFVNKYPYARDRLVECYXWILGLYYEPQYSRARKMITKIIKIDSILDDTFDAYATLDELVPFTDAIQRWDISAIDSLQPYLRPAYQALLDVYSEMEEVLAKECKSDRVYYAKYEMKKLVRAFLKEAQWLDAGYTPTCEEYTKNALVSCGYMMLATTSLVGMEEFISRETFEWIINKPSIVLAASTISRAMDDIVGHDVEQQRGHVASIIECYMKEYGASKEEAYVKLQKEIKNAWKVINKELFLPTEVPMFVLERVINCARVMDTVKEGDGYTNSKGNVKNMINLLLVEPIKI from the exons ATGTACAAAAATTTAGATGTAAAACCTTTGTGGGGAGAGAAAACAGAAAGAAGGATGAGTCAAGCAATGATTGCTTATCCCACCGGCTGGCATCACTTAGCAAATTCTCAATCGGCCATTGGGGGATACAGTTTCTGTTCAGTTAAAAATACATACTCATTTTCACCTTTAGTCATGTGGAGGGGAAGAGAGAGACATAGAATCAGAGATTATAAGGAGAAAAGGATGACTCATAAAATATTAGCAATGGATGCTTCTTTCTCTGATCATCGTCACGTGGCAAATTTTGAATCAACCGTTTGGGGATATCATTTCCTCTCCTATACTTATCAACTTACA GAAATTAGAACCCAAGAAAAACTTGAACTTGATGAGTTAAAAGAAAAAGTCAGGAAGATGTTAGTAGAAACTCGTGACAATAGTACACAAAAACTTGTCCTGATTGACACAATCCAACGATTGGGAGTAGCATATCATTTTCATAATGAGATCGAAACATCTATTCAAAACATCTTTGATGCGTCCCAACTGCAGACTGAGAATAATATTGATGATAACCTTTACGTTGTCGCTCTTCGTTTCCGGCTTGTAAGACAACAAGGCCATTACATGTCTTCAG ATGTGTTCAAGCAATTCACTAATCATGATGGAGGATTCAAGGAAGCCCTTAGTAATGATGTCCAAGGATTACTAAGTTTGTATGAAACATCACATATGAGAGTGCACGCGGAGGAGATTCTAGAAGAAGCTCTTACCTTTACCACTATTCATCTCGAGTCCATGGACACAAACTTGAACAATGTTAACTCGCTTAAGGCTCAAGTTACTGAAGCCTTAAGCCAGCCTATTCGTAAAACCGTACCAAGGTTCGGGGCAAGGAAAAACATATCCATTTATGAAGACATTGATGCACACAACGAATTGCTTTTGAAATTCGCAAAATTGGATTTTAACGTGTTGCAAAAGCTGCATCAAAGAGAGCTTAACGAGCTTACGAG ATGGTGGAAAGATTTGGATTTTGTGAACAAATATCCATATGCAAGAGACAGATTGGTTGAGTGTT TTTGGATATTAGGATTGTATTATGAGCCTCAGTATAGTCGTGCGAGAAAAATGATAACAAAAATAATCAAGATCGACAGCATCCTTGATGACACTTTTGATGCTTATGCAACCCTTGATGAACTCGTGCCGTTCACTGATGCGATACAGAG ATGGGACATTAGTGCGATAGATTCCCTACAGCCATATTTGAGACCTGCTTATCAAGCCCTTCTAGACGTTTACAGTGAAATGGAAGAAGTACTGGCCAAAGAATGTAAATCCGACCGCGTATACtatgcaaaatatgag ATGAAAAAGTTGGTGAGAGCCTTTCTTAAGGAAGCCCAATGGTTGGATGCTGGCTATACTCCAACTTGTGAGGAGTATACTAAGAATGCACTTGTAAGCTGTGGCTATATGATGTTAGCAACAACTTCCTTGGTCGGAATGGAGGAGTTTATATCCAGAGAGACTTTTGAATGGATAATAAATAAGCCTTCGATAGTTCTGGCTGCGTCAACAATTAGCAGAGCAATGGACGATATTGTTGGCCATGAC GTTGAACAACAAAGAGGACATGTAGCTTCAATTATTGAATGCTACATGAAAGAATATGGAGCATCAAAGGAAGAGGCATACGTTAAGCTACAGAAGGAAATCAAGAATGCATGGAAAGTTATAAACAAGGAATTATTCCTTCCTACTGAAGTACCAATGTTTGTCCTTGAACGAGTTATAAATTGTGCACGTGTGATGGACACTGTA AAAGAGGGAGATGGATACACAAACTCCAAAGGCAATGTTAAAAACATGATTAACTTGTTACTGGTTGAACCTATCAAAATATGA